The following coding sequences are from one Polyodon spathula isolate WHYD16114869_AA chromosome 45, ASM1765450v1, whole genome shotgun sequence window:
- the LOC121306029 gene encoding uncharacterized protein LOC121306029, giving the protein MDSRGQRKTRVLDCPMPGCQRQAIVRLDRHLYRLHQVKSGDPAYARLMAEAKSKAEGDVSFQLPKRPVFVAEEPGECELPHSTLQHSEESPSPGLDSLHWMPLTSPEVPSDGPIDNPCMSVSETDMPGEAEPETIVSSTQDYLPDAGSEDGAREELPSSSDGPSGAMEGPRLRTLSSSQSSLSSSNDEDYEPMASHSGDPSRDDVRCLRLYREYLLGPKPHAKKLENTNQALQHIRRFLWCMADAPEGEVVSEDLGFLSNTERCHEWYRTLSCSSMSPSTIHSYVNDVVGFIRYLLEARLSDLKVKKRTLSSIAFFLKSFRRQGHRELMLHRQKVQDARQEQLIPKEHLKRFNERCGELIPQMLELCEKGELCNVGTLIGLLCGRMMLHNGHRRGVLMNMKAGEVEGAKQFEDNFHIRVSDHKTAGTYGVAVMVVSKQEHDWLLRYSALRVSLPGYLYQPKTFFFTRLGNPLKKIGNVLSKAWAACDIGVKVTAGMIRSAVATYTWESQGEVSKSTVSRHMSHSLQTQASFYVHDQAPANHQRARLLIEESLGLSPAL; this is encoded by the exons ATGGATTCCCGGGGACAGAGAAAGACAAG GGTGCTCGATTGCCCGATGCCTGGCTGCCAGCGACAGGCCATCGTTCGGCTGGACCGGCACCTGTATCGCCTGCATCAGGTTAAGTCCGGCGACCCGGCCTATGCTCGCCTGATGGCGGAGGCTAAGAGCAAGGCAGAGGGCGATGTTTCATTCCAGCTGCCCAAGAGGCCGGTCTTTGTTGCGGAGGAGCCTGGGGAATGCGAGCTACCACACTCGACATTGCAGCACTCGGAGGAATCGCCCAGTCCTGGGCTAGATTCGCTACATTGGATGCCGCTGACGAGCCCCGAGGTGCCGTCGGATGGGCCGATCGACAACCCCTGTATGTCGGTCTCTGAAACGGATATGCCCGGTGAAGCTGAACCAGAAACCATTGTGTCTTCGACCCAAGATTACTTACCAGATGCTGGGTCAGAGGATGGAGCCCGTGAGGAGTTGCCATCTTCCAGTGACGGCCCGTCCGGAGCTATGGAAGGTCCCAGGTTGCGCACGCTGTCATCGTCTCAGTCGTCCTTGTCGTCGTCAAACGATGAAGACTACGAGCCCATGGCCAGTCATTCGGGGGATCCGTCCCGCGACGATG TGAGATGCCTCCGGTTGTACCGCGAGTACCTTCTGGGTCCCAAGCCCCATGCCAAGAAGCTGGAGAATACGAACCAAGCTCTCCAGCACATCCGCCGGTTCCTGTGGTGCATGGCTGATGCCCCCGAGGGCGAGGTAGTGAGCGAGGACCTGGGTTTCCTGAGCAACACGGAGCGGTGTCATGA GTGGTATCGTACGCTGTCTTGTTCTTCTATGTCGCCGAGTACGATTCACAGCTACGTGAACGATGTTGTTGGCTTCATCCGTTACCTCTTGGAGGCCCGGTTAAGCGATTTGAAAGTGAAGAAACGTACCCTGTCTTCGATTGCCTTCTTCCTAAAGTCTTTCCGACGACAGGGTCACCGAGAGCTGATGCTGCACCGCCAGAAGGTGCAAGATGCAAGGCAGGAACAGTTGATCCCCAAGGAACATCTGAAGCGCTTCAATGAGAGGTGTGGGGAGCTAATCCCCCAGATGCTGGAGCTCTGTGAGAAGGGCGAGTTGTGCAATGTAGGTACCCTGATCGGGCTACTCTGCGGGCGTATGATGCTGCACAACGGACACAGGCGGGGTGTCCTGATGAACATGAAGGCCGGTGAAGTAGAGGGAGCCAAACAGTTTGAAGATAATTTCCACATACGCGTGTCCGATCACAAGACCGCGGGGACATATGGCGTGGCGGTTATGGTGGTGTCTAAGCAGGAGCACGACTGGCTGCTTAGGTACAGTGCTCTGAGGGTCTCCTTGCCTGGTTACCTCTATCAGCCAAAGACCTTCTTCTTCACGCGCCTGGGAAACCCCCTGAAAAAGATCGGTAACGTGCTCTCCAAGGCATGGGCGGCCTGCGATATCGGAGTCAAGGTGACGGCTGGTATGATCCGCAGCGCAGTGGCCACATAT ACATGGGAGTCTCAAGGGGAGGTCAGCAAGTCCACCGTGTCCCGGCACATGAGCCACAGCCTCCAGACACAAGCCTCCTTCTATGTCCATGACCAAGCCCCTGCCAATCACCAGCGGGCGAGGCTTCTTATTGAGGAGAGCCTGGGGCTCAGTCCTGCATTGTAG